A single region of the Brachypodium distachyon strain Bd21 chromosome 3, Brachypodium_distachyon_v3.0, whole genome shotgun sequence genome encodes:
- the LOC100830114 gene encoding uncharacterized protein LOC100830114, producing the protein MKGAQDSKQKKKQDLQVLAPFPGCLGRVINMFDLGNGVVATKMLTEKAHRDVSPVGKDRSGTFKMASNQFPAQIEDKQRDSQLRRNSPTKRSNSPTNRFGMSPVKMLMEQDMWKEGAVPDDEPLNVVARLMGLNDAPVHQSDFISGRRPNKEYQSCGFEENNRNVKPKKEIKCFQNQKAGTRHDHIWGGLSDQPLKVNSSKNNHQGKESSCEKRMSLVREKFAEAKRLATDEKLLHSKEFQEALQFLSSNKDMFLKFLDEPSPLLSSSNYDFQPVTPPSELKQITILKPAESMKRKVNIHAGRQLYSDANESEGNKCRHHQSLNATPADSTLSEPTRIVVLKPGLAKSHEAMIPVSPLSSSAEPDSEDDSMVAVDEIVSSRRLAKEITWQMRMRLKESQYEENSVSYEYHDTYVEDDSLSKSEAENAKEVSGEISEDLEFGTPTSGRSWDFLSRSGSPYSASCSSQASHRREPSVVKEAKRRILERWSAVSSTVSGEEDWGARRSTGTLGEMLTIPEVKKDHGEFEGITLEGTTVELDTEEPFLCLPRSRSLPVSLSYVGSESNRGAITSQEADNEKSKKSSSFRERVSSLFSKHKKSAREKLDPSGISSANDMLKNGSAVTIGGGSEGSNHFTLDNVDENAMQRLVASSCHANDVASISAKDISPLPSLGALGVLGESQGQPSPVSVLDLDGPFLCDNNRRLLYSSENFITSSPQALSRSPLIGSFSRSLSWEDPPSEVMSPNSLRLSRLFSKADEDQDSLTFIQKLVSFAGMDREGCILSSPLDPKLLDKLSDYQGEGIKLRERRSKERLLFDAVNEALAELTRTTELAAYPWGRACCSARKDCEDDFCNSAADEIWRVIRNWSILEKYPPGEIIERNLLVDMILKREVVETAIADTTRLETFELNMMVCEVILEDLLEEALVDLTNNT; encoded by the exons ATGAAAGGGGCTCAGGATAgtaaacagaagaagaagcaggacCTGCAGGTGTTGGCGCCCTTCCCTGGGTGCCTGGGGAGGGTGATCAACATGTTCGACCTTGGCAATGGCGTCGTCGCTACCAAGATGCTCACCGAGAAAGCGCACCGAGACG TTTCTCCGGTTGGTAAGGACCGGAGCGGCACCTTCAAGATGGCAAGCAACCAATTCCCAGCTCAGATAGAAGATAAACAA AGAGACAGCCAGTTAAGAAGGAACTCTCCAACTAAAAGATCAAACTCACCCACCAACAGATTTGGCATGTCACCCGTCAAAATGCTCATGGAGCAGGACATGTGGAAAGAGGGGGCTGTGCCTGATGATGAGCCACTCAATGTTGTTGCAAGATTGATGGGTCTAAATGACGCTCCGGTTCACCAGTCTGATTTCATATCTGGAAGACGACCCAACAAGGAATATCAATCATGTGGTTTCGAAGAGAACAACCGAAATGTCAAGCCAAAGAAGGAAATCAAATGCTTCCAAAACCAAAAGGCAGGAACACGGCATGATCACATATGGGGTGGTTTGAGTGATCAACCTTTGAAAGTCAATAGCAGCAAGAACAATCACCAAGGAAAGGAGTCATCTTGTGAGAAGAGAATGTCCCTTGTCCGTGAAAAGTTTGCTGAAGCAAAACGTCTGGCTACAGACGAGAAGCTTCTTCATTCAAAGGAGTTCCAAGAAGCACTGCAGTTTCTAAGCTCAAATAAAGACATGTTCCTGAAGTTCCTAGATGAGCCAAGTCCGCTGTTATCAAGCAGCAATTATGATTTTCAACCTGTCACGCCACCTTCCGAACTAAAGCAAATAACCATACTGAAGCCAGCAGAATCAATGAAGAGAAAAGTCAACATTCATGCGGGGAGGCAGCTATATTCAGATGCAAATGAAAGTGAAGGCAACAAATGCAGGCACCACCAGAGCTTAAATGCCACCCCAGCAGATTCAACTTTGTCTGAACCAACAAGAATTGTAGTACTAAAGCCAGGACTTGCAAAGTCTCACGAAGCAATGATTCCTGTGTCTCCGTTATCATCATCGGCAGAACCAGATAGTGAAGATGATAGCATGGTGGCAGTTGATGAAATAGTATCCTCAAGAAGACTGGCCAAGGAGATCACTTGGCAGATGAGGATGCGCTTAAAAGAAAGCCAGTATGAGGAAAATTCGGTCTCTTATGAATATCATGATACTTATGTTGAAGATGACTCCTTGAGCAAGTCAGAGGCTGAGAATGCAAAAGAAGTGTCTGGCGAAATAAGTGAGGATCTGGAGTTTGGTACTCCCACTTCTGGTCGTTCCTGGGATTTCCTGAGCAGGAGTGGCAGTCCTTACTCTGCATCATGCTCTAGTCAGGCATCACATCGACGTGAACCATCGGTGGTGAAGGAAGCCAAAAGAAGGATTTTGGAGAGATGGTCAGCGGTATCGTCAACTGTCAGTGGTGAGGAAGACTGGGGAGCACGCAGAAGTACGGGAACACTAGGTGAGATGCTCACTATTCCCGAAGTGAAAAAAGACCATGGAGAGTTTGAGGGAATAACATTGGAAGGCACAACAGTTGAGCTGGATACTGAAGAGCCTTTCTTATGTTTGCCGAGGTCGCGGTCTCTTCCAGTTTCTTTGTCTTATGTAGGCAGTGAGTCAAATAGAGGTGCCATAACTTCCCAGGAAGCTGACAATGAAAAAAGTAAGAAGTCATCATCATTTAGGGAAAGGGTTTCCAGTCTGTTCTCTAAACATAAAAAATCAGCTCGGGAGAAGTTAGATCCATCTGGAATTTCATCTGCTAATGATATGCTCAAGAATGGAAGTGCTGTGACAATTGGTGGTGGTAGTGAAGGCTCTAACCATTTTACACTGGACAATGTTGATGAGAATGCTATGCAAAGACTCGTGGCTAGTTCTTGTCATGCCAATGATGTGGCCAGCATCTCCGCCAAG GATATATCTCCCTTGCCAAGTCTTGGTGCCCTTGGAGTCCTCGGTGAATCTCAAGGACAACCAAGCCCTGTGTCTGTACTGGATTTGGATGGACCATTCCTCTGTGATAATAATAGGAGGCTACTGTACTCATCTGAAAATTTCATCACTTCATCCCCAC AGGCCTTGTCCAGGTCACCTCTTATCGGATCATTTTCGAGATCCCTGTCATGGGAAGATCCTCCATCGGAAGTCATGTCACCAAATTCTTTGCGACTATCAAGGCTTTTCTCTAAGGCTGATGAAGACCAAGACTCCTTGACATTTATCCAAAAGTTGGTTTCTTTTGCTGGCATGGATAGAGAAGGTTGTATATTATCCAGCCCTCTGGACCCAAAGTTGCTTGACAAGCTATCAGATTACCAAGGAGAGGGAATTAAGCTGAGGGAAAGACGGTCAAAAGAGAGGCTTCTCTTTGATGCTGTCAATGAAGCACTCGCTGAGCTTACTCGGACAACAGAATTGGCTGCTTACCCATGGGGCCGGGCTTGTTGTTCGGCACGTAAAGATTGCGAGGATGATTTCTGTAACTCGGCGGCTGATGAAATTTGGCGAGTCATAAGGAACTGGTCAATACTTGAAAAGTATCCACCTGGCGAAATTATTGAACGAAACCTGCTGGTGGACATGATCCTTAAGAGGGAGGTGGTGGAGACCGCCATTGCTGACACAACGCGGTTGGAGACGTTTGAACTCAACATGATGGTTTGTGAGGTGATTTTGGAGGACCTGCTTGAAGAGGCACTTGTAGATCTGACTAACAACACCTAG
- the LOC104581251 gene encoding uncharacterized protein LOC104581251 isoform X2 — protein MRRHDAEQPVQILEFDFCDSLLSVGIHADKLLRFVYKGHKINIGYEYAPILHQLYVYFVKKNECPLDFISALPKLPKLEMLVLQFPERLQVSRALQHTVRFAGLTAIVLSLLKSWKESICSLAYLLKAAPLVEYFGLHGCSELQQPIELNITWPEDFTLARLYTIIIRGFSGESELMELLYFLLRRTTVLEMLQMETRAKEPRHVKLLRHQSEDATRCPYAREMALTHLGPKVPPTVKFSVT, from the exons ATGCGTAGGCACGATGCTGAGCAACCCGTCCAG ATCTTGGAGTTTGATTTCTGCGATAGCTTACTTAGTGTTGGTATTCATGCTGACAAACTTCTGAGGTTCGTGTACAAGGGCCACAAGATAAATATTGGCTATGAATATGCACCAATTCTTCACCAACTCTATGTTTATTTTGTGAAGAAGAATGAATGCCCTTTAGACTTCATAAGTGCACTTCCTAAGCTTCCTAAGCTGGAAATGCTGGTCTTACAATTTCCCGAACGTTTACAG GTATCTCGTGCGCTGCAGCACACAGTAAGGTTTGCTGGTCTGACGGCAATTGTGCTGTCTCTCTTGAAATCCTGGAAAGAGAGCATTTGCTCGCTGGCTTATCTCCTTAAAGCAGCTCCTTTAGTTGAATACTTTGGGCTACAT GGTTGCAGCGAGCTTCAGCAACCTATTGAGCTGAACATTACATGGCCTGAGGATTTTACGCTTGCAAGGCTCTACACAATCATAATCAGAGGGTTTAGTGGGGAATCAGAGCTGATGGAACTCCTGTACTTTCTGCTGAGGAGGACAACTGTTCTGGAGATGCTGCAAATGGAGACGCGTGCGAAGGAACCACGGCACGTCAAATTGCTGAGGCACCAGTCGGAAGATGCTACGAGGTGCCCTTATGCAAGAGAGATGGCATTGACACACTTGGGTCCTAAAGTTCCACCAACCGTGAAGTTCAGTGTTACATGA
- the LOC104581251 gene encoding uncharacterized protein LOC104581251 isoform X1, whose translation MGSTSPAARAPAPAAEDDCLPTNKRMRRHDAEQPVQILEFDFCDSLLSVGIHADKLLRFVYKGHKINIGYEYAPILHQLYVYFVKKNECPLDFISALPKLPKLEMLVLQFPERLQVSRALQHTVRFAGLTAIVLSLLKSWKESICSLAYLLKAAPLVEYFGLHGCSELQQPIELNITWPEDFTLARLYTIIIRGFSGESELMELLYFLLRRTTVLEMLQMETRAKEPRHVKLLRHQSEDATRCPYAREMALTHLGPKVPPTVKFSVT comes from the exons ATGGGCTCcacgtcgccggcggcgcgggctccgGCACCGGCCGCCGAAG ATGATTGTCTCCCGACAAACAAGAGGATGCGTAGGCACGATGCTGAGCAACCCGTCCAG ATCTTGGAGTTTGATTTCTGCGATAGCTTACTTAGTGTTGGTATTCATGCTGACAAACTTCTGAGGTTCGTGTACAAGGGCCACAAGATAAATATTGGCTATGAATATGCACCAATTCTTCACCAACTCTATGTTTATTTTGTGAAGAAGAATGAATGCCCTTTAGACTTCATAAGTGCACTTCCTAAGCTTCCTAAGCTGGAAATGCTGGTCTTACAATTTCCCGAACGTTTACAG GTATCTCGTGCGCTGCAGCACACAGTAAGGTTTGCTGGTCTGACGGCAATTGTGCTGTCTCTCTTGAAATCCTGGAAAGAGAGCATTTGCTCGCTGGCTTATCTCCTTAAAGCAGCTCCTTTAGTTGAATACTTTGGGCTACAT GGTTGCAGCGAGCTTCAGCAACCTATTGAGCTGAACATTACATGGCCTGAGGATTTTACGCTTGCAAGGCTCTACACAATCATAATCAGAGGGTTTAGTGGGGAATCAGAGCTGATGGAACTCCTGTACTTTCTGCTGAGGAGGACAACTGTTCTGGAGATGCTGCAAATGGAGACGCGTGCGAAGGAACCACGGCACGTCAAATTGCTGAGGCACCAGTCGGAAGATGCTACGAGGTGCCCTTATGCAAGAGAGATGGCATTGACACACTTGGGTCCTAAAGTTCCACCAACCGTGAAGTTCAGTGTTACATGA
- the LOC100831645 gene encoding tubulin-folding cofactor A: MATVRSLKIKTSTCRRVVKELRSYEEEVGKEAAKTAAMKNRGADPYDLKQQENVLAESRMMVPDCHKRPEAALADLKATLAELKESGEQGAEIGEAESTITEVETVFKPTEE, encoded by the exons ATGGCGACTGTGAGGAGCCTCAAGATCAAGACGTCGACGTGCAGGAGGGTCGTGAAGGAGCTGCGGTCGtacgaggaggaggtggggaaGGAGGCGGCCAAGACCGCCGCCATGAAGAACAGAGGCGCCGATCCCTATGACCTCAAGCAGCAG GAGAATGTCTTAGCCGAGTCAAGGATGATGGTCCCAGACTGTCATAAGCGACCCGAAGCTGCTCTGGCAGACCTGAAAGCAACTCTG GCTGAATTGAAGGAGTCGGGTGAACAAGGTGCAGAGATAGGAGAGGCCGAGAGCACAATCACAGAAGTCGAAACTGTATTCAAGCCAACTGAAGAATAA
- the LOC100830737 gene encoding uncharacterized protein LOC100830737: protein MEAATAASASAAPHLLHCGGFGRRVAGLASPLPRRRNRRLRRVLAVATEPRPSSSSRPKPRNGPNGLPSTRFGDVSKEIKRVRKQMEEDEQLASLMRGLRGQNLRDDQFADADVTMRLVEVTNTEGLPLVYNPEIISAYWGKRPGAVATRAVQLLSVAGGFISGIISDLISDKIKENEVARAIELREIVTSLGPAYIKLGQALSIRPDILSPAAMTELQKLCDKVPSFPDDIAMALLEEELGQPWQEIYSELSPSPIAAASLGQVYKGRLKETGDLVAVKVQRPFVLETVTIDLFIIRNLGLVLKRFPQVSLDVVGLVDEWAARFFEELDYVNEGENGVRFAEMMREDLPQVVVPKTYPKYTSRKVLTTGWVDGEKLSQSTEDDVGSLVNVGVICYLKQLLDTGFFHADPHPGNMIRTPDGKLAILDFGLVTKLTDDQKYGMIEAIAHLIHRDYDAIVKDFVKLGFIPEGVNLDPILPVLAKVFDQALEGGGAKNINFQELAADLAQITFDYPFRIPPYFALIIRAIGVLEGIALVGDPEFAIVDEAYPYIAQRLLTDESPRLRSALRYTIYGKTGVFDAERFIDVMQAFENFISAAKSGGGEDMKGNMAELGDIGFQPSTSLVPAFPMAMSQPESPVKARAALGFLLSERGDFFREFILDEIVKAIDAVSREQLLQIAASFGLRNATPVFGMVPVRSRALLPTITEEDRVILNNVEKVVKFLTAGTANPTMNGDVNVVSLVQELLPVLPSISSKILPDVLSRLSSRVFARVIREAFL, encoded by the exons ATGGAGGCCGCCACGGCGGCATCGGCGTCGGCAGCCCCGCATCTCCTCCACTGCGGGGGGTTCGGCCGTCGCGTAGCGGGGCTCGCTTCCCCGCTCCCACGCCGCAGgaaccgccgcctccgccgcgtcctcgccgtcgccaccgAGCCCAGGCCTTCCTCGTCCTCGCGCCCCAAGCCCCGGAACGGCCCCAATGGCTTACCATCCACC AGGTTCGGGGATGTGTCCAAGGAGATCAAGCGGGTGCGCAAGCagatggaggaggacgagcagcTCGCCTCCCTCATGCGCGGCCTCCGCGGACAGAACCTCCGCGACGACCAgttcgccgacgccgacgtcACCATGCGCCTCGTCGAG GTTACTAACACTGAGGGCCTGCCTCTTGTGTATAACCCTGAGATCATATCGGCGTACTGGGGCAAACGACCAGGGGCTGTCGCCACACGAGCAGTGCAGCTCTTGTCTGTGGCTGGTGGTTTCATCTCCGGTATCATATCAGACCTCATCAGTGACAAAATCAAGGAG AACGAAGTGGCGCGTGCCATTGAGCTGAGGGAGATCGTAACGTCTTTGGGCCCTGCTTACATTAAGCTCGGGCAGGCGCTGAGCATCCGGCCAGATATTCTGTCGCCTGCAGCGATGACTGAGTTGCAGAAACTATGTGACAAG GTTCCTTCGTTTCCAGATGATATTGCTATGGCTCTTCTGGAAGAAGAGCTTGGTCAGCCATGGCAAGAAATATACTCAGAATTGTCTCCCTCCCCAATCGCTGCAG CATCTCTGGGACAGGTATACAAGGGCCGCCTGAAAGAAACAGGAGATCTGGTGGCTGTGAAAGTGCAGAGACCATTTGTTCTTGAGACTGTCACCATAGATCTATTTATCATTAGAAATTTGGGGTTAGTCCTCAAGAGATTTCCACAG GTTTCCCTTGACGTCGTTGGCCTAGTAGATGAGTGGGCTGCCCGGttttttgaagaacttgattatGTAAATGAAGGGGAAAATGGTGTCCGCTTTGCTGAAATGATGAGAGAAGATCTTCCCCAG GTTGTTGTACCAAAGACGTACCCGAAATACACATCTAGGAAAGTTCTTACCACAGGATGGGTAGATGGAGAGAAGCTGTCACAAAGTACTGAGGATGACGTTGGATCATTGGTCAATGTAGGAGTCATATGCTATCTAAAACAG TTGCTTGACACTGGATTCTTCCATGCTGACCCTCATCCTGGAAATATGATTAGAACACCAGATGGAAAGCTGGCTATTCTTGATTTTG ggcTTGTAACAAAGTTGACAGATGACCAAAAGTATGGAATGATTGAAGCAATAGCTCACCTTATTCATCGTGATTATGATGCAATCGTGAAGGACTTTGTGAAGCTTGGTTTCATCCCTGAGGGAGTTAACTTGGATCCAATCTTGCCTGTACTGGCTAAAGTTTTTGATCAAGCACTTGAAGGAGGTGGCGCGAAGAATATTAACTTTCAAGAGCTGGCAGCAGATCTAGCACAGATAACATTTGATTACCCATTCAGGATACCTCCTTATTTTGCTTTGATCATTAGAGCTATTGGAGTATTAGAAGGTATAGCTTTGGTGGGAGACCCTGAATTTGCCATCGTCGATGAAGCATACCCATATATTGCACAG AGGCTACTGACGGATGAGTCACCTCGACTAAGGAGTGCTTTACGTTACACAATATATGGAAAAACTGGTGTCTTCGACGCAGAAAGGTTCATTGATGTTATGCAAGCTTTCGAGAATTTCATCAGTGCAGCAAAGAGTGGTGGTGGAGAGGACATGAAGGGTAACATGGCTGAGTTGGGTGATATAGGATTCCAACCTAGCACCAGCTTAGTTCCTGCATTTCCGATGGCCATGTCTCAACCTGAGAGCCCAGTCAAAGCCCGGGCTGCTCTTGGTTTTCTACTCTCTGAGAGGGGTGACTTCTTCCGGGAGTTCATTCTTGATGAG ATTGTCAAGGCCATCGACGCAGTTTCGAGGGAGCAATTACTACAAATTGCTGCATCTTTTGGACTCAGAAATGCCACCCCAGTTTTTGGCATGGTTCCTGTCAGGTCCAGAGCATTGCTTCCTACAATCACGGAGGAAGACAGGGTCATCTTGAACAATGTTGAGAAGGTCGTCAAGTTCCTAACGGCTGGGACAGCAAATCCAACAATGAACGGG GACGTAAATGTTGTGTCTTTGGTACAAGAACTTCTACCTGTGTTGCCGAGCATCTCGTCGAAAATCCTACCGGATGTCTTGAGTCGCTTGTCATCACGGGTGTTTGCGCGGGTGATCCGGGAAGCATTTTTGTGA
- the LOC100831041 gene encoding NADH dehydrogenase [ubiquinone] 1 alpha subcomplex subunit 9, mitochondrial, protein MTAMSDKLLRDRLTIKNSLYSMLQQLCFAGPATTKLHFIPRQQSCGHYPIPSPQGLQSLPTTAPARPPLLLLRLRPPSPPTTATMQAAAWRRQLLGQNQLSPASSAAIAAFRSASQPALAPQGFGGVDGARYMSARTPAVKGAGHLVRKGTGGRSSVSGIVATVFGATGFLGRYVVQQLAKMGSQVLVPFRGCEDSHRHLKLMGDLGQIVPMKYNPRDVDSIKTAVAKSNVVINLIGREYETRNYGFEEVNHHMAEQLAMISKEHGGIVRFIQVSSLGASSSSPSRMLRAKAAGEESVLKEFPEATIMRPATLIGTEDRILNRWAMYAKNWGFLPLMGGGSTKIQPVYVVDVAAAIVNSLKDDGTSMGKTYELGGPDIYTVHDLAELMFETIREWPRYVNVPFPIARAIASPREMLLNKVPFPLPTPSIFNLDQINALSVDNLVSENALTFADLEIRPHKLKGYPVEFLVCYRKGGPSFGSTVSEKMGSSDVAPRF, encoded by the exons ATGACAGCTATGTCAGACAAGCTGCTAAGGGACCGATTAACCATTAAAAACTCACTTTATAGCATGTTACAGCAACTTTGTTTTGCAGGGCCTGCAACCACCAAACTTCATTTCATCCCCAGACAACAAAGTTGCGG GCATTATCCC ATTCCATCGCCCCAAGGCCTACAGTCTCTCCCCACAACCGCACCCGCTcggcctcctcttctcctcctccgactccgaccaccatcaccaccaacgacggcgacgatgcaggcggcggcgtggcggcgccAGCTTCTCGGCCAGAACCAActctcccccgcctcctcggcagCCATCGCCGCCTTCAGATCCGCCTCACAGCCCGCGCTCGCCCCCCAAG GGTTCGGCGGAGTGGATGGCGCGAGGTACATGTCCGCgaggacgccggcggtcaaGGGGGCGGGGCATCTCGTCCGCAAGGGCACCGGAGGGAGGTCGTCCGTGAG TGGAATCGTAGCTACGGTCTTTGGAGCTACTGGATTTCTTGGACGCTATGTCGTCCAACAACTCG CAAAGATGGGATCTCAGGTGCTTGTCCCATTCAGAGGTTGCGAGGATTCTCACCGCCATCTAAAGTTAATGGGTGACTTGGGTCAG ATTGTTCCAATGAAATACAATCCAAGAGATGTGGATTCGATTAAAACTGCTGTCGCCAAGTCAAATGTAGTCATTAACCTCATAG GACGGGAGTATGAAACAAGAAATTATGGGTTTGAAGAAGTAAACCATCACATGGCTGAACAACTTGCAATG ATATCTAAGGAGCATGGGGGTATCGTAAGGTTTATCCAGGTTTCTTCCCTAGGAGCATCATCCTCTTCACCATCTAGAATGCTTAGGGCAAAGGCTGCTGGAGAGGAATCTGTCTTGAAAGAATTTCCTGAA GCTACTATTATGAGACCTGCAACCTTGATTGGCACAGAAGATAGGATTTTGAACAGATGGGCGATGTATGCCAAAAATTGGGGTTTCCTCCCACTTATGGGTGGTGGATCTACAAA GATTCAACCTGTTTATGTTGTggatgttgctgctgctatcGTCAACTCCCTCAAGGATGATGGCACCAGCATGGGAAAAACTTATGAGCTTGGTGGACCAGACATTTACACTGTTCACGACCTG GCTGAGTTGATGTTTGAAACAATACGCGAATGGCCAAGATACGTCAATGTTCCTTTTCCTATTGCAAGG GCTATTGCTTCTCCAAGGGAAATGCTGCTAAACAAAGTGCCTTTTCCTTTGCCAACACCCTCCATTTTCAATCTTGATCAGATCAATGCACTCTCCGTAGACAACCTAGTATCTGAAAATG CTCTCACTTTTGCGGACCTGGAAATCAGGCCTCACAAGTTGAAGGGATACCCGGTGGAGTTCCTTGTCTGTTACCGGAAGGGCGGGCCATCTTTTGGTTCTACCGTCAGCGAGAAGATGGGGAGTTCAGACGTTGCCCCCCGTTTCTGA
- the LOC100831347 gene encoding uncharacterized protein LOC100831347 — protein sequence MDAQTTWRTGAAVSRLSYRNATVAVCAINVLAVALLLRNHFSSWPRLAGGHRFDSAQLRYIWESEELRRAMEPVDLIKRVKEIEQEAYGEHGMSTQEDAKQTAAVDLSKRLKDLRQGNDGSSPKALEEWRKRKMERARQRAIEKDGIMPGARTQ from the exons ATGGACGCCCAGACGACTTGGAGGACGGGGGCGGCGGTCTCGAGGCTGTCTTACAGGAACGCCACCGTTGCCGTGTGCGCCATCAACGTCCTCGCGGtagccctcctcctccgcaatCACTTCTCGTCCTGGCCgcgcctcgccggcgggcaCCGGTTCGATTCAG CTCAGCTTCGTTATATATGGGAGTCTGAAGAGTTGCGTCGTGCCATGGAGCCTGTGGATTTGATTAAGAGA GTGAAGGAAATTGAGCAAGAAGCTTATGGCGAGCATGGCATGTCGACACAAGAAGATGCCAAGCAGACGGCTGCTGTTGACTTATCAAAAAGGCTGAAAGATTTACGGCAAGGGAATGATGGCAGCAGCCCGAAAG CTCTGGAGGAATGGCGTAAGCGGAAGATGGAGCGGGCGAGGCAGCGAGCGATCGAGAAGGACGGGATAATGCCTGGAGCAAGAACACAGTGA